The stretch of DNA ataaaatcatttttggggTTTTGTAAGTTTTACAAATTCTCCTCCCACTCATCCACATCTACATAATActttgttgtttttatttatttattttttatttctttggttCCCATTGGGGAAGGGAGACAAGGacagtgagaaaaaattataaattaaaaattaaatttaaatagaaaaagaagTATTTATCATAATGTCAATAATCATTTCACCTAATAAGCGTATCTAATTCATGTTTCTTGCATTTGATTTCTCCCATCTACTTGTAATTTATAAGAGAAATTGTCCAATAGTCACAGTTTTGATTACAAAGatataacatttttctttctcttaaaTTGAAGGGCTGAAAATGAAGACTATGTACTTTTGTtcttaattttacattttcatataataaagaaaatttacagaTCAATTAGAGAGACggaatctttaaatttattgctgACGAGATGCTCAGGCAATCGTCAAAGTCCTGTATCGAACATTTGCAGTGATTTCGTAACAAGATCATCTTTCAAGCAAGCTTCCAGGAATTCCTCAATTGTTATCACACCATCCTGATTCAGGTCCAACTTTCGGAAAACTCTATCAACCTAATGGTAAGAATTAGTGTTGGGTTGTTAATTTAActaattccattttctttccattatTAAAGACATAAACTTTTCTAGTTAGTTCAagatattatttcttttctcttagCCCCCCATCCCTACATATCCTTTCTGTATATTCTTTCAGTAAGGAGctgaagtttttaattataaattttagggtataataattttgaagttaaagaatatttttattatacctGATCTCTCGCCTTCCTGTCGTCTTCTGGCTGGTGTGCTCTTCTACCCATTAGCTCATGCACTGCTTGCACCACTTCACCCAATTCATTCCGACTAATACACCCATCTCCATTCAAAtcataaagtttaaaagtccATCTCAATCTCTCATAAACTGAACCCCGCAGTAAAGTTGATAATGTTACTAACAAATCCTGCATGtggggagaagaaaaaaaaaacaacgagaAAAATGAGAGATAATGTACAGTACAATAACCACTTGtgatatttattattcatccGTGAAAATATGACGGAGCATGCCTTCATAATGAtactaataataatttatcatttaataagaaaaatgaatgaatgaaattgttgaaaaaaaagaattgaaaaaaatagcgctattgaaaagattttcagtAAATAATGTAATATATTATATTAAGGAGCCAGTAGGTATGGtatttcaatgtgaaaatttagCCATTGTGTTGAGGACAATGGTTCCAAATGGTACACAGTGTATGCaatgtttgaaattatttcatttaaatataggtactatatgtatgtgtatatTAAACACAGGAATTCTTCCCTTTTCCATTATTATCCTTAAAAATCGATTTCATGGTCTCTCCTCTTGTTCTGTGAATTCGacaatttttctgcaaattcatTCCACAACTATTTGTCTTCCATCAGCTAAAGTATTTGCGTGAGATTTTGCCCTCATCACCAATTcatctacaaaatattttctcaaaattcatcTACTTGTTATCTACGTAGGAGCCATTCTGATTTAACTTTTCTAATCTAATTCAAAAAGGAAAGTTTATAGATATGGAAAACTACATATATGGATTATGTTTTTAATCTACTATAACTTTTGCAAACtagaaataatattattagaatgaataataaattcattgaatattaTGTAGACTAAGGCTCAACTTAAAGCTTCTAATTGTAAGTaagtaataaataatatattgttTTAACTCTTTCTGCGTAAGAGGTGTGAACGGTATAAGATcatcttaaaaatattatattcataaaaaaagtaggtatgttctaaaaatttaattctatttttttataattggtTTGGGATAAGCAGTCTATAAGTAAAAACACTAATTTCACGCCTTAATATCAGACGATtcaaatctatttaatttaataaaataaaaggaattatCCTTAAATTTCCACATTAGAAGATCAAAGTAAAGATagaaattctcattaatttattatttcattacaTAATGCTTCTGACGCTTGAAAAAGCTTTTACAAAgctgaattattttatgaactttaattgaatttcaaagtcacaattttgccaattttccattaatttaaGCCGTAGTTTTAACttcaatttatgtaaatttgaAGTTAATACCTATACACGTGGAATAATTGAATTATCTAGTTTGAATgggtgaaaattttgaatctaaaaaatatatttttccactCTTTTATGACAATGAAATgcttaaattgaaatatattggGTCATTTTTGTAACAACATCGTTTAGTGGGAGTTTTATGAGAGTTCCCCCAAATGTTTTAACTGCATCGAGcttgagaaaaagaatgtctataaaaattttgagaatttctatATCTTTAGTATGATCATCAATATTTTAAGTAGGttatatattaaattgtttaactattatttatattctcataaaatgctttaatatttgaatatttaaaaaaacctactttataaaatattaattatgtatattttaaattaatatctttTACAATACCAGCTTTTTTATTTGagtttttgtgaagaaagtcGCGCCTgagatgtttaatttttattgaacacACACAGCaatgttattttattgtaaGTTAAATGATTGTTCTGTTCTTTTGAAAcatattaaacaaaattagaaGTTTTATCGTTCAACTTACCCGAAAGCTAATTGCTCCGTTGCAGTTAACATCGAATGCTTTGAACACGTAATGGGCATAAAGGCTGGAATCTGAAATatataattgatattttagaAGCAACACTGCCTGCTAAATTATAACTTGGACTTGTGGCTTCAATTATTCCGTCATTTAGCGCATTAGGGACTTTTACAAGAGAGAAATGAGCAATAGAGTGGAGGGGATGGGGAACTTTATGCTCAAATCATATTTAATGTGtcttaattgttttaaagattatttgaGAGTGTTAAAGTATAGGGTGGAAAATTACTTAAAGACTTCTCTTTACATTCATTTACAATGCCCtctaaaaaaacataaagtgATAAATTGATGTAATGtagtttttaaaatcattcaataaaaaattaaaaatatacccAACCAGCATAAATTGcagaaatatgtatgtatggttcgtaaaaaaaagagccttTGAAgtataaattttgtgaaaattgattggtaattgtgaatatttaatgagagaaaatgagattaaaatttacatagCAAATGAAGTAGAATTGGGAAggtgtgaaaattctcttgtttgtttcaatatatttttcaaaaaaagaaattagtgTACAAAAAGCTTGATGAGTGATACTTACTGCCATGTGGAAAAAATTTTGCGTAAATGTCTTTGAAACAGTCTTCATGTACAACACCTTCTGGACACTCCTGTGGTGGCGAAATAAGACATgaaaaaggagagaaagaacaaaaatattaacataaaaaatctaaatttagaATGATTATGTTGTGAAGGtttcaaaataattctgaatttttttttcttgctgttATCGATATAATTGAACTGCCTTTGTGTGACTGGCTCGTTTAATAAACTATCAATTTCGTCTATTTTTGAGCGCCAACAAGGGGGGATATTAATAATTCTCACTGTGGTTTACACTTTTACGTGCGATTGTAAAAATCACTCGAGGAATGAATTTCAGGGGAGTGAATCCAATAGAGCCACACACCGCTTTGAAatgcaaaacaatttaatgtaCACACATTTTTCACAGCCAAAAGAGATTAATAGAAGGATTAATGATtgttattttctcaatggcttcaaaattttttttattgaacagATGAgcaatcttttatttaatttttcttataggaACTTTCGCTATTATGAGCtttatgatttaatttgcatttgcAATGATTAAGCACCtgtctttaaaaagaaatttaatgacattttaacattaaaattctGATGGTTTATTTGtctcttctaaaaaaatattttaaaactgttatgaaattttttcccGTGTTCGAGTGCTCTTGACAGTCCtggtacataaaaaaatgacgatcaacaaaaattatttaattagatttgACCCGAGTTTTTCTCgtttatatgaaaatatataaaagtgataggtagcaaaaaaaacatattttgtgcaatttattaaataaattcatattgaGCAAATTCTATTGATTAAAGAATAACttgtcaatttaattattcccaCCTTTGCTACAATAAAAACACTTCATATTATGTACGTATACCACTTTTACCACCTAATAATGTATATATAAGTAGGTATGTAGTTTATGGTGTATTATGGAGCATAATTGCATGCAATTACATATAAGTACGGCAAGTATACGTTACAAATACAGGGTGAGCCATCTTAATTGCAGTTCCTCTTCCCAAAATCTTAATATTTCGTTCAGTTAGCAAGCTTAGAAAAGTTCCAAAACTATTGCTTATCTATCTTCCCCTTACGATCTCGCAATTGATCTTCATCAGTCGTCTTGCCTATTTTTTTAACTGGGGATTGTCGTCTCCTCTACCTTTTTTATACTCATATAAACATAAATGTTTTCAGTGAActtttactaattttaattttcgttTTGTGTTTGTACGTTTTAAGatttaaacttttctaaactttctaaattttcttagaGCAAAAAGAGCAAAGAATCAATGGCTTTAGCTACCCCCTCTACCTACACCCTGTATTATATGTATAGCAGGCTATACGAATGTGTGTAATAAGTTTTTCCTTTCCATAATAATGTTCTTGTCATAAAAATAGTTAGCATGATAGGGGTTGTTCTAATGTATATTCACAAGGATACTCACTGTTTTAAATCCTCTGTACATCACTCGGATTTCCTGTCTCGTAAACTTTGTTTGCCGACAGAGATCCTCGAGCGCAACGGGAATTGGCTTTGGAACACGTGTTGGCTCAAGTTCATACACCACCTCCTCCAGAGGGCTATCAGGTGGTGTGGCCATGGTTTAATTGTGCAAAAAACACAACCCCTTGTGTGGTCTTCTCGACCACAGGAGATGTTCCAGATTGACAAAATGTTTCACAACAAGCAACGGTTGAGTCAATTTTGTTCCTTACAGTACACCAATATGAAGAACATTCTCCCACGAACGAGAGCTTTTGGGTTCCTTTACCGAGTCATCATTGCCCTCTTGTGCGGCACACACTCTGCCTGCAATGTAAACATGAAACTTTTGTCAGGCACACTTTAGAGAGCATTACAAATCCTGGACTACTTCCAAAAATCTCTCCACATTATTAACACACATATAGTATCAggaaacttaataaaaaatcaattttcaccacacgcaaaaaaagcaataaaaattttccatacgATTTAATGGGAATTTCCTGCCAGAGTCTCTTTTGGAGGcatttattttcaacttatatttgtccaaaaaaaaagctggcACAATCTGCATAATCTACATTGTAGTTTTATATGTAGTAATGCTCATTGCCCTATCCTGGAGTACGAATGAGAAGACTTTTAGTGTTGTTGGCCAATCTTCAAGTGTttcataaagttttgtaaattaatcagTGAATTCTCACAAAGTCTGTATATATATAGATtccaagaaatgaaaattcctttgccaactaaatattttggggaaaatgttTCCTTGTAATTTACTCCCTTTGTTgtttatgaagaaaatcaacaacaaTTTGGAAAGGAatgggaaaactttaaaattatctaGCTTTGATAATGGTTAATTTTATCcaacttttcttaatttgtttGCCAAAGTTGTATAAGATGATACTGAAACTGTTCTGGTACTTGAACAGAAACTAACAGTGAAATATTCTTATATGCACTGATGGGTAACGTTGAAAAAGCTCAATAATggtattttgtgtgaaaatacaGGAAAAGGGGAGTACGAAGGATCCAAATTTTCCCCTTAACACCTTCAAGATTCCAGTAATTCTAAGagctttaaagaattttcttaaattggtCTTAGCATAATTTCAACTTCTTTTATTATATGTTAATTAAATGTGGAATAAgaatataattaattcaattacacAATGAtctcacaatttaatttaaaatgacctagaaattagaatttatttgaaaatcaaatgtCTTTTTGGAATATCCTTCGGGCAACGCGGAAACTTTTATATATAGAACGTTTTCCCAGGTGAAAAGCTTCTCAAAATGTAATGCTAAAACGTGGCGCGAATTTTGTCGACTGAAtgcattaattttctctatgCGTACTGCATCGCATAAATCGATCGATAAATAAATGCCCttgaagttaataaaaaaaaactaaatcgTTCCGCTTTAATATTATCACTTCCACGCGATTTAAAGTATATATATGTTATTGTGAAAGCATGTAAATAGCTTCATGCTAATTTGCAAACTGAAATTTTACATGATTCTACATAATGATTATATACACGATACCTATACATTATACATTTAACACTtgaattgaggaaaaatgtcaaaattgccaacttgcaaaaaaaaaaaaaaaaaaaaagaggcaaaattgtttgaaaattgaattctgcGGAAGGGGTGAAAGTGAAAGGCAAATTAACCTTGGAAGatgcatcattttttttttcctctcaaaacCATATTCATTCAGTTACGTTGTGCATCTCG from Lutzomyia longipalpis isolate SR_M1_2022 chromosome 1, ASM2433408v1 encodes:
- the LOC129788201 gene encoding Kv channel-interacting protein 1, encoding MATPPDSPLEEVVYELEPTRVPKPIPVALEDLCRQTKFTRQEIRVMYRGFKTECPEGVVHEDCFKDIYAKFFPHGNSSLYAHYVFKAFDVNCNGAISFRDLLVTLSTLLRGSVYERLRWTFKLYDLNGDGCISRNELGEVVQAVHELMGRRAHQPEDDRKARDQVDRVFRKLDLNQDGVITIEEFLEACLKDDLVTKSLQMFDTGL